A stretch of DNA from Anaerobacillus isosaccharinicus:
ATAAACTCTTTTGCAACAAGATATCTTTTTTCATCTCTCTCAACTGAAACAATTTGACAATGTGGTAGCTTCTCGGCAACCCTCATCGCTGAATAACCTATGGCTGTGCCAATTTCCAACACTTTACTTGTTCCTGTAAAAGAAAGAATTTGTAACATTGCTTCAATACTAACAATATCCATGATCGGAACATCATGTTCCTCTGCATACTGTTCCATTTCCGTTAACAATGGATTTCGCGGCTTAATTAAAGAGCTTAGATATGCATTTACTTGCTCTGAGACCATTATAAAAAGCCTCCTTATATGAATTCTAAAAAGAACGATTTATTCTATCATAAACAGAAAGAGAATGCGAATAAATCACACTCTCTACAAAAGGTTGACTAACCTTTTAAGATACATCAAATTCTTAACCGACCTAAGCTGAGTTTTAGTTAGGTCGGTGTTGTGTATTTATACCTCTTGATAAAAACGGTGATTATCAGTTACGATACTGACTCAAAATTTGTTGATGTTGTTGGAACGTTTCTGAGTACATGACTTCTCCATCACTTCTTGCATAGAAGTATAAATACTTATGCTCTTGTGGTTGGAGGGCAGCTTTTATCGACGCTTCACCTGGATTATTGATTGGTCCTATAGGAATCCCAGCATAACGGTATGTGTTATAAGGTGAATCGATTTCTAAATGCTCATATAATGTCCTTGAAAAATGTTCACCATGTGCATAAGCGACAGTTGGATCTACCTGCAGTGCCATATTAATATTCAGGCGATTATAGAGCACTCCAGAAATAATGTAACGGTCTTCAGTTTTTTGAGCCTCACCTTCAATAATCGAAGCCAATGTCATGATTTCGTGAATGTTATATTCACTTTCCTCTAGATCTTCAAAATATTTACCTACAACTTGTTCTGTTCTTTGGAGCATCGCTTCGATAATTGCTTCAATCGAAGGGTTTTCTTCGACAAAATCATATCTAGATGGGAATAAATAACCTTCTAGAGGCCATCTTATCCTTTCATCTAATATATCATCAGTTAGGATTGAATAACGATTGATTAAGCTTTGAAGATAGTCTTTATCTTGAACTTTTTCTGTCAGATCTTCAATTGTATGATTAGTTTTTTCTGAAATAACATTTAAAATACTTTCCAGCCATCTTCCCTCTGGAATAGTGAAAGAAAACGCATATTCTTGATACACTGTCCCTTCTTTTAAAGCAGCGATCATTTCATCCATGTGCATCGACTTTGATAACTGATAATCGCCAGCCTGGAACCCTGTTTCATTTTTATAGCGAATATAATAACGGAAAAAACTAGCATTTTTAATAAGTCCATGTTCTTCTAATATAGTACCAATTCTAGTACTCGTTGAACCAATTGGAATATGCACATTAATTAACTCTTCACTAGTCTCGTCTATTGGTTCTAGTCCACCTTTTACGTAATAATATGCAGATGTTCCAGCAACTGTAAATGCAATAATTAGTAGCAATAAACATACCATGACAATTTTCCGAACGATACTTGCTTCTTCTTGACGTTCCCTTAATAATTTCTTTTTTATTTCTTGCTTTACTTTTTGTTTATCATCTGAAGACATTATTTTCCTCCCCCTCAACATGTACCATAGAGGACCATTTTATACATTTATTTTGAACTCATAAAAAGTACAACACTCCTATTATACTATATTTCAACAAAATTTCATTATCTATGTAGAATTACAATATAAAATGTAGAATGTAAAATGTGAATGAACACTAAGTACAAGGGTTCTGAGTGATTTTTTTAACCAAGTTTTTACATAAAAAAAGCAGTTCTCATTTATTTGAGAACTGCTTTTTTATAGTTATTATTGATCTTCGTCTTCGTCGTCTTCTTCGCCTTCTTGGAATGTGTTGAGCATTTCTTCAACAATTTCCCACTCTTCGTCTGTTTCGATTGGGATAAGCTGTAAATCGTCTTCTCCCTCTCCTGTTTCTGTGTATTGGAAAGCATGAACTTCTACTTCCTCGTCATCACTATCTTCATCACCAACAGCGATTAAAACCATGTATGACTTACCTGTCTCATCTACATCAAATGTAAATAAAACTTCAAATAAGTGCTCATCTCCATTTTCATCTGGAATTACGATACGTTCTCTTTCAGTATTTTCCATAATAACACCCCATTAATTTTATATATCAAAATGCTTTAAATACTCATAAGTTAATATTCACATATTTACTTGTTTGCATTCGTATTACATTATGATGATGAATCTAAGTACCCTTGTAGGATCATTACTGCAGCCATTTTATCAATGACCTTCTTTCGCTTTTTACGGCTCATATCCGCAGCAATAAGCATTTTTTCTGCAGCAACTGTAGTTAAACGTTCATCCCACATAATAACAGGCAAGCCAAACCGTTCCTTGACCTCTTCGGCAAATTGCTGGCATGCTACGCCACTAGGTCCGATTGTTCCATTCATATTTTTAGGAAGACCTACAACTACCTTATTAATTTCAAGTTCAGTAATTAGTTTTTTTAACTTCTGCCAATCACTCTCAGGATTTTCACTATCGCGTCTAATCGTTTCTACGCCTTGGGCTGTCCAGCCTAATTCATCACTAGCTGCTACGCCAATTGTTTTCGTACCAACATCTAAGCCTAATGTTCTCATATTACTCCTCTTGGTGCTGTGATAAATAAGATTTCACTAATTCTTCAATTAATTCATCTCTCTCAAGCTTACGAATTAACGACCTTGCATCTTTATGCCTTGGAATATAAGCAGGATCTCCTGATAATAAATAACCAA
This window harbors:
- the mltG gene encoding endolytic transglycosylase MltG, which encodes MSSDDKQKVKQEIKKKLLRERQEEASIVRKIVMVCLLLLIIAFTVAGTSAYYYVKGGLEPIDETSEELINVHIPIGSTSTRIGTILEEHGLIKNASFFRYYIRYKNETGFQAGDYQLSKSMHMDEMIAALKEGTVYQEYAFSFTIPEGRWLESILNVISEKTNHTIEDLTEKVQDKDYLQSLINRYSILTDDILDERIRWPLEGYLFPSRYDFVEENPSIEAIIEAMLQRTEQVVGKYFEDLEESEYNIHEIMTLASIIEGEAQKTEDRYIISGVLYNRLNINMALQVDPTVAYAHGEHFSRTLYEHLEIDSPYNTYRYAGIPIGPINNPGEASIKAALQPQEHKYLYFYARSDGEVMYSETFQQHQQILSQYRN
- the ruvX gene encoding Holliday junction resolvase RuvX; translation: MRTLGLDVGTKTIGVAASDELGWTAQGVETIRRDSENPESDWQKLKKLITELEINKVVVGLPKNMNGTIGPSGVACQQFAEEVKERFGLPVIMWDERLTTVAAEKMLIAADMSRKKRKKVIDKMAAVMILQGYLDSSS
- a CDS encoding IreB family regulatory phosphoprotein, giving the protein MSSMDNTMKFNFQDDSVDTNVQEVLLTVYKALEEKGYNPINQIVGYLLSGDPAYIPRHKDARSLIRKLERDELIEELVKSYLSQHQEE
- a CDS encoding DUF1292 domain-containing protein, encoding MENTERERIVIPDENGDEHLFEVLFTFDVDETGKSYMVLIAVGDEDSDDEEVEVHAFQYTETGEGEDDLQLIPIETDEEWEIVEEMLNTFQEGEEDDEDEDQ